In the Limanda limanda chromosome 1, fLimLim1.1, whole genome shotgun sequence genome, one interval contains:
- the LOC133006068 gene encoding tripartite motif-containing protein 16-like: MEQQENPLDRERFCCSICVDLVKDPVTTVCGHSYCKSCINTHWDNGEERGSYSCPQCRQTFTPRPVLGKNTMLADLVEELKKTGLQAGPEDVACDVCTGRKLKALKSCLNCLASYCEKHLQPHLQSAALKKHKLVEPSEKLQENICSRHDEVMKMFCRTDQQCICSLCSVEEHKDHDTVSAAAERTERQRELGLRRQTIQQRVQDTEKDVKLLQQEEEAFNGSADKAVKHSEKIFTELISLLEKRSSDVEQQIRSQQETELSPVRELQERLEQEITELKRKDHELKQLSDTEDHNQFLHNYPSLSPLSESTHSSSFRIRPLRDFEDVTAAVSQVGGRLQDILSETEILQIVSQVDVLLPQPEPETRADFLRYSQEITLDPNTAHKHLLLSEGNRKVTCMSEEQYYSDHPDRFTHHPQVLSRESLTRRCYWEVEVEEGEGEVSVAVAYKNISRAEGSDECAFGFNDKSWSLDCYGNSYDFSYNSINTPVSGPVSSRVGVYLDHSAGVLSFYSVSDTMTLLHRVQTTFTQPLYAGVYVYPGSTAEFCKLK, translated from the coding sequence atggagcagcaagaaaatccactggacagagaaagattctgctgttcgatctgtgtggatctcgtgaaggatccggtgactactgtctgtggacacagctactgtaagagctgtattaacacccactgggacaatggggaggagagaggaagctacagctgtcctcagtgtagacagaccttcacaccgaggcctgtcctggggaaaaacaccatgttagctgatttagtggaggagctgaagaagactggactccaagctggacctgaagatgtggcctgtgatgtctgcactgggagaaaactgaaagccctcaagtcctgtttgaattgtttggcctcttattgtgaaaaacacctccagcctcatcttcagtcagctgcattgaagaagcacaagctggtggagccctcggaaaagctccaggagaacatctgctctcgtcacgacgaggtgatgaagatgttctgccgcactgatcagcagtgtatctgttctctctgctctgtggaggaacataaagaccacgacacagtgtcagctgcagcagaaaggactgagaggcagagagagctcgggctgaggagacaaacaatccagcagagagtccaggacacagagaaagacgtgaagctgcttcagcaggaggaggaggccttcaatggctctgctgataaagcagtgaagcacagtgagaagatcttcactgagctgatcagtctgctggagaaaagaagctctgatgtggagcagcagatcagatcccagcaggaaactgaactgagtccagtcagagagcttcaggagagactggagcaggagatcactgagctgaagaggaaagaccatgaactgaagcagctctcagacacagaggatcacaaccagtttctacacaactacccctcactgtcaccactcagtgaatctacacactcatccagcttcaggatccgtcctctgagggactttgaggacgtgacagctgctgtgtcacaggtcggaggtcgactacaggacattctgagtgagacagagattttacagattgtgtctcaagtggatgttttactgcctcaaccagagccagagaccagagctgacttcttaagatattcacaggaaatcacactcgatccaaacacagcacacaaacatctgttattatctgagggaaacagaaaagtaacatgtatgAGTGAAGAACAGtattattctgatcacccagacagattcactcatcatcctcaggtcctgagtagagagagtctgactagacgttgttactgggaggtggaggtggaggagggggagggagaagttagtgtagcagtcgcatacaagaatatcagcagagcagaagGTTCAGATGAATGTGCATTTGGATTCAacgataaatcttggtcattagaTTGTTATGGAAACAGTTATGACTTTTCTTACAACAGCATCAacactccagtgtcaggtcctgtgtcctccagagtaggagtgtacctggatcacagtgcaggtgttctgtccttctacagcgtctctgacaccatgactctcctccacagagtccagaccacattcactcagcctctctatgctggagtttatGTTTATcctggatccacagctgagttctgtaaactcaaatag
- the LOC133009170 gene encoding GTPase IMAP family member 9-like, which produces MGLHLSIPAGPDVRMVMIGKTGVGKSAVGNTIVGKKVFESCASAQSVTETCKNECARGVRKIHVVDTPGILDTAKCADSIKTEIVKCIKVSSPGPHVFLLVMQIGRFTREEENCVEALEQIFGPRASGFMIVLFTRGDELQGRSIQEYVQTGHPKLRALLNRCGNRYHVFNNKIRINRTQVVRLLRKVDDMVAANGGTYFSDHMYEEVKQWQQENENRAAAEVQNFSFLNELMQRVLMFQAILSAQENNPNNPNNPNNPNNPNNLNPTSLSLNVRPPM; this is translated from the exons ATGGGTCTCCACTTGTCGATCCCTGCAG GTCCTGACGTCAGGATGGTGATGATTGGGAAAACTGGAGTTGGTAAAAGTGCCGTGGGCAACACCATCGTGGGTAAAAAGGTATTTGAGTCTTGTGCGAGTGCTCAGTCTGTGACGGAGACCTGCAAGAACGAATGTGCCAGAGGTGTCAGAAAGATCCACGTGGTCGACACGCCCGGGATTCTGGATACGGCTAAATGTGCAGATAGCATCAAGACCGAAATCGTTAAATGCATCAAGGTGTCCTCTCCCGGGCCTCACGTCTTCCTGCTGGTGATGCAGATCGGCAGGttcaccagagaagaagaaaactgcGTGGAAGCCCTGGAGCAGATCTTCGGCCCCAGGGCGTCCGGCTTCATGATCGTTCTGTTCACCCGAGGAGACGAGCTGCAGGGCAGAAGCATCCAGGAGTACGTGCAGACCGGACATCCCAAACTCCGGGCGCTGTTAAACAGATGCGGGAACAGGTACCACGTCTTCAACAACAAGATCAGAATCAACAGAACTCAGGTGGTGAGGCTGCTCAGGAAGGTCGATGACATGGTGGCGGCGAACGGGGGGACGTACTTCAGCGACCACATGTATGAGGAGGTCAAGCAGTGGCAGCAGGAGAACGAGAACAGAGCCGCAGCGGAGGTTCAAAACTTCTCCTTCCTGAACGAGCTGATGCAGAGGGTCCTCATGTTCCAGGCCATTTTATCCGCTCAGGAGAACAACCCCAACAACCCCAACAACCCCAACAACCCCAACAACCCCAACAACCTGAACCCGACCAGCCTCTCCCTCAACGTGAGACCCCCGATGTGA
- the dnajc25 gene encoding dnaJ homolog subfamily C member 25: protein MAASPEPRLGGGLPGPPGRPGSPSPPWRLLVLLLAVVRLPGAAGLVDGLYCGTEVCYEVLGVSREANKPEIARAYRQLARRYHPDRFRAEEPGLEGETRESAQRRFLLIVTAYETLKDEETRRDYDYMLDHPEEYYQHYYTYYRRQLTPKVDVRIVILVTICAISIFQFYSWHSSYNEAINYLVTVPKYRIQATEIARQQGLLNRTKEKGKNRRSKEEIREQEEEVIRDIIKTKIDIKGGYQKPNLSDILLVQIVLFPYYLTTYLTWYGSWVYRFTICREEYGEEEKLYLIRRYMKMSQSQFDSLDESTSETFMEKRLWIKENFELHRKDQEEEMKVKMATDPRMKRYRRWMKNEGPGRLTFVDD from the exons ATGGCTGCTTCCCCGGAGCCGAGGCTCGGCGGCGGGCTCCCCGGTCCCCCCGGTCGTCCCGGTTCTCCCAGTCCTCCCTGGCGgctcctggtgctgctgctggccgTGGTCCGGCTGCCCGGGGCCGCGGGCCTGGTGGACGGGCTCTACTGCGGAACCGAGGTCTGCTACGAGGTGCTCGGCGTGTCCCGGGAGGCCAACAAGCCGGAGATCGCCCGGGCGTACCGGCAGCTGGCCCGCCGGTACCACCCGGACCGGTTCCGGGCCGAGGAGCCGGGCCTGGAGGGCGAGACCCGGGAGTCCGCCCAGCGGAGGTTCCTGCTCATCGTGACCGCCTACGAGACGCTAAAG gatgaAGAGACCCGGCGGGACTACGACTACATGCTGGACCACCCGGAGGAGTACTACCAGCACTACTACACCTACTACCGGCGGCAGCTCACACCCAAGGTGGACGTGAGGATCGTCATCCTCGTCACCATCTGCGCCATCTCCATCTTCCAG TTCTACAGCTGGCACAGCAGCTACAACGAGGCCATCAACTACCTGGTGACGGTGCCCAAGTACCGGATCCAGGCCACGGAGATCGCCCGGCAGCAGGGCCTCCTCAACCGCACCAAGGAGAAGGGCAAGAACCGGCGCTCCAAGGAGGAGATCcgcgagcaggaggaggaggtgatccGGGACATCATCAAAACCAAGATCGACATCAag GGCGGCTACCAGAAGCCCAACCTGTCGGACATCCTGCTGGTCCAGATCGTGCTCTTCCCCTACTACCTGACCACCTACCTGACCTGGTACGGCTCCTGGGTTTACCGCTTCACCATCTGCAGGGAGGAGTACggcgaggaggagaagctctACCTGATCAG GAGATACATGAAGATGTCCCAGTCTCAGTTCGACAGCCTGGATGAAAGCACCAGTGAGACCTTCATGGAGAAGCGGCTCTGGATCAAGGAGAACTTCGAG ctgcaccggaaggaccaggaggaggagatgaaggtgaAGATGGCGACAGACCCGAGGATGAAGAGGTATCGCCGCTGGATGAAGAACGAGGGCCCGGGCCGCCTGACGTTCGTAGACGACTGA
- the LOC132998201 gene encoding spindlin-1, which translates to MKNTPGPRDTADTGHEGVSANMMKKKNPHKKHKSSLSPTANAPSQPQRDIVGSRIQHVWKEGGGHVVWKGTVLDQVPVNPSLYLIKYDGFDCVYGLELHKDARVQGLEVLPDRLAKPRVTDASLADTMIGKAVEHMFETEEGPKEEWRGMVLARAPVVTTWFYITYEKEPVLYMYQLLDDYKAGDLRIMPDSNDSVPTEREPGEVVDSLVGKQVEYAKEDGGKRTGMVIHQVEAKPSVYFIKFDDDFLIYVYDLVKTS; encoded by the exons ATGAAGAACACTCCGGGACCCAGAGACACAGCTGatacag GGCATGAAGGTGTTTCTGCAAAtatgatgaagaaaaagaaTCCTCACAA GAAACACAAGAGCAGCCTGAGTCCGACCGCCAACGCTCCGTCGCAGCCTCAACGCGACATCGTGGGCAGCCGCATCCAGCACGtgtggaaggagggggggggtcacgTGGTCTGGAAGGGAACGGTGCTCGACCAG GTGCCGGTGAACCCGTCGCTCTACCTGATCAAGTACGATGGCTTCGACTGTGTTTATGGTCTGGAGCTGCACAAGGACGCCAGGGTCCAGGGGCTGGAGGTGCTGCCCGACCGGCTGG CTAAACCCCGTGTGACAGACGCCAGCCTGGCAGACACCATGATCGGGAAAGCGGTGGAGCACATGTTTGAGACGGAGGAGGGTCCGAAGGAGGAGTGGCGGGGGATGGTTCTGGCCCGAGCTCCCGTCGTGACCACCTGGTTCTACATCACCTACGAGAAGGAGCCCGTCCTCTACATGTATCAGCTGCTGGACGACTACAAAGCAGGAGATCTCCGCATCATGCCCGACTCCA ACGACAGCGTCCCGACGGAGCGCGAGCCGGGGGAGGTGGTGGACAGCCTGGTGGGCAAACAGGTGGAGTACGCCAAAGAGGATGGCGGCAAGCGAACCGGCATGGTCATTCACCAGGTGGAGGCCAAGCCCTCCGTGTACTTCATCAAGTTTGATGACGACTTTCTCATTTACGTCTACGACCTGGTCAAAACTTCGTAA